From a single Aythya fuligula isolate bAytFul2 chromosome 16, bAytFul2.pri, whole genome shotgun sequence genomic region:
- the TNNC2 gene encoding troponin C, skeletal muscle, translated as MASMTDQQAEARAFLSEEMIAEFKAAFDMFDADGGGDISTKELGTVMRMLGQNPTKEELDAIIEEVDEDGSGTIDFEEFLVMMVRQMKEDAKGKSEEELANCFRIFDKNADGFIDIEELGEILRATGEHVTEEDIEDLMKDSDKNNDGRIDFDEFLKMMEGVQ; from the exons atggcGTCAATG ACGGACCAGCAGGCGGAGGCCCGCGCCTTCCTCAGCGAGGAGATGATCGCTG AGTTCAAGGCTGCCTTCGACATGTTTGACGCGGACGGCGGCGGGGACATCAGCACCAAGGAGCTGGGCACGGTGATGAGGATGCTGGGCCAGAACCCCACCAAGGAGGAGCTGGATGCCATCATTGAGGAGGTGGACGAGGATG GCAGCGGCACCATCGACTTCGAGGAGTTCCTGGTGATGATGGTGCGCCAGATGAAAGAGGACGCCAAGGGCAAGTCcgaggaggagctggccaacTGCTTCCGCATCTTCGACAA GAACGCGGACGGCTTCATCGACATCGAGGAGCTGGGCGAGATCCTCAGGGCCACCGGCGAGCACGTCACCGAGGAGGACATAGAAGACCTGATGAAGGACTCAGACAAGAACAACGACGGCCGCATCGACTTTGATG AGTTCCTCAAGATGATGGAGGGCGTGCAGTAA